ATCAACATACAAGAGAAACCAATCAACGAACATCAAACAATGAAGAACCattgtttgataaaattaatggaaTAAATCGTGgcaaaaaagtataataatattaacttgaAATTGTGTATAGCTAAAAATTAAGTCCACAGTATCGTCTACAGTGCatcgtaaaaaattgaattacagaataaaattgattgtaaaaattgatttcataaaaattaaaacaatacagatataaattataacgtaatattaattaggCATACACTTTTAACATATTGTTGACGGGAGACGTGAATCGGCGTCTTGCATTTTCTAAACGttttctttacattattttgaatacGTGCATGcatatttgacatattttccaaaaatgtgCGGAAACTGAGGCAAGATCCATTTCACAGTATACCGTCAACAATGTGTTAAAGCAGAAAATgactaaaagaaattaattaaaataaggagaactaaaaaaagtatatttctgTTCCACATTGCGTatcaaacataaattattgttaatgatAAACGTTTAAAGGGGGACTAATTGCATGTACAGTGCGTGAAGAGCGAGTACGATATGTAGTACATATAGTGTATATAATAcgatatgtaatacatataatgtatttatgataaatagaGTAACAATGTACAGCCGAAGCAGCATTGTATAAAATCTGAACatgcgtataaaaaatatacaacgtACAGTTTATTTCGATCGATCTACATACACATGATACGAGTCTTACGATTacgagaacgagagagagaagtgaGGGGACggggaaaaatatttacatctcGACCAAATGAAACAGAGGCAGATGGTGGTCTTAGGACCGAAAAACGAGATGTTCCTAGTTAACATTATTAGTAATCAATAATATGAGTCTCCGTTCTCAGGAAGAAGAGAAGGAGAACTCGATCGGTCAAAGATGAATCGATCGGTGTCGACGAGTCTCGGTCcttggaaatatttcacagtttttcattctttctaacattatttcttgaaaaattataattcattgGTCATATttcgttgaatttttttgcaatttatactttgtttcttatttaattaccTCTGATTATAATCTTTCTAGTTTTTTAagaacttttactttttcatgCCGGCTAAATTTCATTCCGATTCTCAAGAGTTAAGTCATTTCACTTATGCTTATATCTCAtccataataattaaaataataaatgtttaattagaTAAAGAACCATGTAATCATAACAATTATCATATTCAAACTTTCACTTCAATTCataatcgaaaattaaatcttcgcGATAAAGATCGAACAATTTTACTCACAACAAACAAGAACTTTCTCGACATCCTCGAAGAAACACGGGACCAACTCTACTCTGGCAGAATAATTCTCTTAATAATACTCTTCAGAATAATTCGGAAACATGGAGATCTAGGACTAAAAATCTCGTATTCTCGATCCTACGAGTTCTagaattatagaattataaaatcacgCGGGAATCTGGAAAGAAGACTCGACGAGAGAACGTCTCGAGTTCTCCGAACCGATCGACAAGCTCGATCTTCGGGGCCTCGCTTGTCGAAGGGTCTTCTGCTGCTTCCTTCGTCCTTCCAAGCTGGATAGGACCTGTTGCCGCTTTAATTTCTAGCGCGTGGTCGCAGGGCGATCGGCAGCGCGCCTGCGGGCAAAGGCGGCACACCGGGCGGCAGGTTCTCTTCTTCAGGATCCTGCTGTTCATTGCGACCCTCGGACAACTCGCCCTCAGTGGGCGGCGGCGTCGTAGGGACGTCGCAATCTTCCGTCGGCGGCACTACGCATCTTAATGATCGCCTGTCGAACACCAACATGGCCGGGCAACGCTGCAGCCGCGGGTAACCACCCTGACACTGCCAATAGCGGTTGCATGACTTGCCCAGAGGCACGTTGCCGTTGGCGTCGTCGTTACAGAGAGCTGCAAGCACGCTACGTCTTAGCCTAACAGAACATGCGCGCCCGAAGCCTTCTAACTCGAGAAAACACCACCGAGATGTGCaagattgtattaatttttattcaaacttgATCGcgataatatcttatttaagatttgaaataaaaagagagtATTCTCcgtgaaaagaaataaaatattcgagaAAGATACTCCTCCGAGTTAATTTACTGCAAATTGTGATCGATCGTTCTCGATGAAGTTTCGATTACTTAACTTCGTTATAAATTGATGCTATATTCGACTCGGTGAAAGTTAAAAACTTTCGTTCGAGTTGGGTCCATTAACGATATAGCgacttgaaaattaattatgcagaGTGCACGCTCGAATCTACATTcgtaaatgtttctttttttgcgaATAAATGGAAGCTATTATCGTTAATCTAAACATTTCTCAATTTCGAGAAACCATTCAGTGAATTACATATCTTATCAGTGTTTAAATAAagcattctaaaataaaaaagaaattaatccGAGATAAATGTTCAAGTTAATTCTTCCcgattttttcttctaaaaatttatattaaaatattgtgagaaatattcagcattcgaaaattatttttaaaatgtctttgatcaaattttagccttgaaaaaaaagatacgatCTCATAGCAATCGATGCATCGGTCGACGTTTGACATTCAGAGAGGCGGCGCGACgcgaattaataataaaacgcgTTTCATCTGGTCCCGCGGGCGAAGAGGGAGAAAGGCGCGACGAGAATTCACTTCGAATGCTAATTAAGTGCCTCGCCCCTTTTTCCTCAGGGCACTGACTTCTGGAAGGGACTGAAGAGCTGACACGAGGAAACGTATCGCGCGCATCCCGCTCGCTCACTTTCAAAAGTGAAAATGATAGAATCAAGCTGTGTCTCTTGGATTAAAACCGCCTAAAATCACGACTTAGAGGTTCTTCGATCGGAATGCAATTGATTTTCGTGACAAAGCTAAATGAAAAGACGAGAGAATCCAACTGAGTCCACGATGAGAAATTCGCAAAAATTGCGTTCCAGAACTTCCAAAGAATTTGTgactataaatttaattatttttttttataaagaataataatcctCTTTTATCTCAGATGTGTCGAATCTAAATTCCAATAACTTGTTGATAAAATCCTCTCGATCTCTCGACCGTACTTACGATGCTTCTGGCATCCTTCGACGTTTTCAGGCCAGTCGCAGGATCTGGCCCTCTCGTTGTAAAGCAGACCGCCTATGCAGAGCTGCTCGGTGGCGGTGCCGTTCCAGCAAGTCCAGTACCTGGTGCAGGAAGTCTCGTGGCCGAAGATCCCGTACAGCCAGTCGCAGTGCTCGGTCGAGATCGGCGGGTTCGCCTGGCGTTTACCGTCGCAATAGTTCGCCCGCCAAGGATAATCGCAGCCCTCGGTGACGCCGCGGTGCTTGCCGGCGAACACGAGACCGTTCGGGCAGTCGAACAGTTCCGGGCGGCCGTTCACGCATTCCCAGTAGCGATCGCAGTACTCGATATCACCCACCACTCGTGACTTCGTCTGACATGGATCCTCCTGCTTCTGGCCCAGCGAGCCTGTAAGCGTAGAAGCGTGAATTCTCGTCCTTTTTCGTCGATCTTATCTTTCTTCTAGGATGGAATTCTTTCTTGAGGAATAGGATATCTTGACGTTCTTCTGGTTGCATGGGATTTCACTTGGATTGTATTTGGAGTCGTAGCAAGGAAGTCCGATTGTTCGGAAGAATCAAGGAATacttaatatctatttttcttatatacgaatttctaaatataagtTGCATCATTTAATTGAGTCATAAAAAAGAGCAATAATTAACCCACCTACGAAGAAATTATCCTCTATTATTCGCTTCCTCGGACATTAACCGAACTGCAACGCAAATTACCTGGAAATTCATTAACGGAAACTTCCATATTTATTTGCCAATTTATCGCGTCATTAATCTCTCCCGATTTGTGCTAATTATCCTTTTCTTTCGCTTTCGTTCCTTCGCTTAATAAGCGGCGATTACGAAATATCAAAGTGCACATATCGACGTATCGAAATCATAGATTCCACCTGTGTGAGTTCTTGTCGAAGGACATGAGTGGCGCCGCAAATATCAAGGATATGCCTATTGATTCTGGCCACGTACAGTTTCGGAGCCGTGATCAATCTAAATCTGACAAATCAATTCGCAAATGACGTAAACGGTGCCATCCTTGCGCACATGGAATTAATTTGCCGCTCACGGATATCGTCTGGCTAATTAATGCGAAATTCCTGAAACGTATATCCTTCTTCCGCGTGATAGATGTATGGACGTACGTAATCACGCGAAATGTATTCCTGACGACGAAATGTGTTCTTTCGCCGCTTCGCAAAAAATTATGTGCGATTCCTTGCACAAGGACATCCACGTCGAAAGTGAAAAGTCGATATTAAACACCTTTCAAAACATTATCATTCagaatattttagaatgttTCTATtgcaagaatataaaataaactattttattattttgttttatgcaCTGAAAGTAGACTTTTTGCTTTCACCTAACTTTACATAAATGTGAATTTCCGAACTTTCGGAAATTACTTTGAACTATTCATATTTTCAGCTTAAGAGATCTGGAATGTTTGTCGTTCGAGCTTGAGCAAAGTATTCGACTACCTGAAATTCCTGAGCACTGCTATGGGCGAAGTTTGACCAAATGATAGGTTAAGAAAACCATTACACTTTCGTTCGGGTATCATATTGGAGATGCATTCATTATCGATGCCAGTTTACCATAATACCTGATCGTTTCGCTAATGATCCGACGGCTCGCATTCGCCAGGAAAGCAAATAGTAGAATAAGGTGGGAAGCCGGTATGAGGCGCGCTCCCAAGATAGTTCTCGAGTGAAAGTGCCCAGCCTTGACTTGCAACCTTCGGGGGCAACCCTGCTACACACCCCTGCTCCACCTCACTGATCCGTCGGAACCCCTTTAATCCCCCTCAAGCGTATGAAAGATTCGATTGATCAATCAAACCACCTAATAATATTCTTACTCTCTGTCTCAATTTCAGCTGGAAGAATTATTCTTTcaatttgctattataattttcttcaactttaatgttaattttcaTCAACTTTTTAATGgaatattaagttaatattttatcctaAAAATTCATGATTAATTGCAAATGCAAACGAAAAAgctattgattttattttataaaacaagatATATAAATTCCTTTCGTCTCAACTTGATCGATCATTCATCAAAAGGGTCAGTCTTATTTCTCATTCCTTTCgcttttccttttattttcaagcTGCATTATTCTGCCTATTCACCCTTACAAGATTCAATTTCAGAATGGAATGAAGCCCTCACTCTCCCTCAATCTTTCTCTACAGAATCTGTTGATCAAGACtgagatgaaaataaaagaccTTTACTGACCAATCGGAATCTTCGACAAGTTCTATCTCTCGATGTTTTCTGAGACATGAGAAATTGA
Above is a genomic segment from Linepithema humile isolate Giens D197 chromosome 6, Lhum_UNIL_v1.0, whole genome shotgun sequence containing:
- the LOC105673158 gene encoding protein obstructor-E: MSQQILPLILVLLVAQGSLGQKQEDPCQTKSRVVGDIEYCDRYWECVNGRPELFDCPNGLVFAGKHRGVTEGCDYPWRANYCDGKRQANPPISTEHCDWLYGIFGHETSCTRYWTCWNGTATEQLCIGGLLYNERARSCDWPENVEGCQKHPLCNDDANGNVPLGKSCNRYWQCQGGYPRLQRCPAMLVFDRRSLRCVVPPTEDCDVPTTPPPTEGELSEGRNEQQDPEEENLPPGVPPLPAGALPIALRPRARN